A stretch of Malus sylvestris chromosome 11, drMalSylv7.2, whole genome shotgun sequence DNA encodes these proteins:
- the LOC126591526 gene encoding uncharacterized protein LOC126591526, whose translation MCPLRLILIFLSATLAGFFVLRNLKSDGPKLEMLQDEQETYQLENPNKSPHQFSKVRSAVESGFWTVVDMASGRYLWRHLASSTASKQSD comes from the exons ATGTGTCCCCTGCGGCTGATTCTCATATTCCTCTCCGCCACCCTCGCCGGCTTCTTTGTCCTCAGAAACCTCAAATCCGACGGCCCCAAATTGGAAATGCTGCAAGATGAACAAGAAACCTACCAACTCGAAAACCCCAACAAATCTCCCCACCAATTCTCCAAG GTTCGCTCCGCCGTGGAATCGGGGTTCTGGACCGTCGTGGACATGGCCAGCGGACGCTACCTCTGGAGGCATTTGGCGTCGTCGACGGCGTCGAAGCAGTCGGATTGA
- the LOC126588373 gene encoding uncharacterized protein LOC126588373, producing MWYKKPHIPLLSSIGVCAHMYQILLTKTDTVFPIDVALCAMQIEESLKANKSLVQPAVMVSSKSGAGIRSLRTVLAKIAPCCQSLMCNCSPTQIEQGCRYSLAMPVSISRGDDEG from the exons ATGTGGTACAAGAAACCACATATTCCTCTATTATCTTCAATTGGTGTATGCGCACATATGTATCAGATTTTATTGACCAAGACGGATACGGTTTTCCCAATTGATGTGGCACTTTGTGCAATGCAAATTGAAGAG AGTCTGAAAGCAAATAAGTCTCTGGTCCAACCTGCG GTGATGGTGAGCTCGAAATCTGGAGCTGGTATTCGAAGTTTAAGAACAGTGCTAGCGAAGATTGCCCCGTGTTGCCAAAGTCTAATGTGTA ATTGTTCGCCTACACAGATTGAGCAGGGGTGCCGATATAGTTTGGCAATGCCTGTCTCGATTAGCAGGGGTGACGATGAAGGTTGA
- the LOC126591525 gene encoding structure-specific endonuclease subunit SLX1-like — protein MAWPSNSQIGVKYSNGRIVFIPISVYLSVERDEAEKKAGSEIPETPTAMAEEEEEGEGRFFACYLLNSRSPRYKGHTYIGFTVNPRRRIRQHNGEISQGAWRTKRKRPWEMVMCIYGFPTNVSALQFEWAWQNPTVSRAVRQAAANFKTLGGLVSKIKLAYTMLTLPPWNSLNLTVNFFSSLYTKHSAGCPRLPEQVKVKVCSMDDLPSSTKLSDDIFENEDDWCNERECDQDMCTSSSPQENTLLDVMVQNSAGDQHNDIGNKVGSSEYYNEKECDEFLYDGTLEQEPLSDFIVHNSKDDQQDDTEKTINKVYGDSQQVKEDCTEQFGFITSPVRMPSSNVATTSSDDSSVELRHPAREQLTITVADDDQSPGESYLRPCGAEVIDLTTPAPQCRSGSCGGKSRVVTTYPQIIDLTMSPNFIQL, from the exons ATGGCGTGGCCTTCAAACAGTCAAATAGGGGTAAAATATTCCAACGGTCGAATCGTATTCATTCCCATTTCAGTATACCTTTCTGTAGAGAGAGATGAGGCAGAGAAAAAGGCAGGATCAGAAATCCCTGAAACCCCAACGGCGAtggcagaagaagaagaagaaggagaaggtcGATTCTTTGCTTGCTATCTGTTGAACTCTCGCAGCCCTCGCTACAAGGGTCACACTTATATTGG GTTCACAGTGAATCCGCGGCGGCGAATAAGGCAGCACAACGGAGAAATATCGCAAGGAGCCTGGAGAACGAAGCGAAAGCGGCCTTGGGAGATGGTCATGTGCATCTATGGTTTCCCAACAAACGTTTCTGCTCTCCAG TTTGAATGGGCCTGGCAGAATCCAACTGTATCAAGGGCAGTTAGGCAGGCTGCTGCAAACTTTAAAACCCTTGGAGGACTTGTCAGCAAGATCAAGCTTGCATACACAATGCTCACTCTTCCGCCATGGAACAG CTTGAACCTCACTGTGAACTTCTTTTCGAGCCTGTACACCAAGCATTCTGCTGGCTGTCCACGCCTGCCGGAGCAGGTGAAGGTCAAAGTTTGCTCCATGGATGATCTTCCTTCCTCAACCAAACTATCTGATGAcatttttgaaaatgaagatgaTTGGTGCAATGAAAGGGAATGTGATCAAGATATGTGTACCAGTAGTTCGCCACAGGAAAACACATTATTGGACGTCATGGTTCAAAATTCAGCAGGTGATCAGCATAATGATATCGGCAATAAAGTAGGAAGCTCTGAGTACTACAATGAAAAAGAATGTGATGAATTCTTGTATGACGGCACTCTAGAGCAAGAACCATTATCAGATTTTATAGTTCATAATTCAAAAGATGATCAGCAGGATGATACAGAAAAGACAATTAACAAAGTATATGGAGACAGTCAGCAAGTAAAGGAAGATTGCACAGAGCAATTTGGTTTTATCACATCACCGGTGAGAATGCCATCTTCGAATGTGGCTACCACATCTTCTGATGACAGTAGTGTTGAACTGAGGCATCCTGCAAGGGAACAATTGACAATTACAGTTGCGGATGATGATCAGTCACCGGGTGAAAGCTATCTCAGGCCTTGTGGAGCCGAGGTAATAGATTTGACTACTCCAGCTCCTCAATGTAGAAGCGGTTCATGTGGTGGGAAGAGTAGAGTTGTCACCACTTATCCTCAGATTATTGACTTGACTATGTCTCCAAATTTCATCCAATTATAG